Proteins encoded in a region of the Sparus aurata chromosome 6, fSpaAur1.1, whole genome shotgun sequence genome:
- the ilrun gene encoding protein ILRUN: MEGTDMDVDAELMQKFSCMGTTDKDVLISEFQRLLGFQLNPAGCAFFLDMTNWNLQAAIGAYYDFESPNVNTPSMSFVEDVTIGEGESVPPDTPFTKTWRIQNTGAESWPPGVSLKYIGGDQFGHVNTVIVKSLDPQEISDVSVQMRSPTAPGMYQGQWRMCTATGLFYGDVIWVILSVEVGGLLGVTQQLSSFETEFNTQPQRNVQGDFNPFASPQKNKHDTTDNSFRDPGGAWEHTQEPIQQDQNGLSHNAVNRASNGLQTNLSVVTYGQGIHGPYPFGQS, translated from the exons GGACATGGACGTGGACGCGGAGCTCATGCAGAAGTTCAGCTGCATGGGCACCACGGACAAAGACGTCCTCATTTCGGAGTTTCAGAGGCTGCTGGGCTTCCAGCTCAACCCAGCCGGCTGCGCCTTCTTCCTGGACATGACCAACTG GAACCTGCAGGCTGCTATTGGTGCATATTATGACTTTGAAAGTCCTAACGTCAACACGCCTTCCATGTCCTTCGTTGAAGATGTGACAATTGGGGAAGGAGAGTCAGTTCCTCCAGATACACCGTTCACAAAGACCTGGAGAATACAAAACACAG GTGCAGAGTCGTGGCCACCTGGGGTTAGTCTCAAGTACATTGGTGGGGATCAGTTTGGGCATGTAAACACAGTTATAGTAAAGTCACTAGACCCACAAGAAATATCAGATGTCAGCGTGCAGATGCGAAGTCCCACAGCTCCCGGCATGTACCAGGGCCAGTGGAGGATGTGTACAGCCACCGGATTATTCTATGGAG ACGTAATCTGGGTGATTCTTAGTGTAGAAGTTGGAGGTCTCCTCGGCGTGACCCAGCAGCTGTCTTCGTTCGAGACCGAATTCAACACCCAACCCCAGCGCAACGTGCAGGGTGACTTCAACCCCTTCGCCTCGCCACAGAAGAACAAGCATGACACCACTGACAACAGCTTCAGAGACCCCGGCGGAGCCTGGGAACATACACAAGAGCCAATCCAGCAAGATCAAAATGGACTGTCTCATAATGCTGTAAATAGAGCGTCAAATGGTCTCCAAACCAATCTTTCTGTGGTGACTTATGGTCAG ggTATTCATGGACCCTATCCATTTGGACAGAGCTAG
- the spdef gene encoding SAM pointed domain-containing Ets transcription factor: MSNPAGPVYGSRMTEDSLAILDRNRVPGEPWDLEETKPSLYLSCFDMLLTEDATWLVKVSEAPPTLAVPMTRMEPQEEPEQCPVIDSQEQGLSPGLEGQEEERSLEQVQSMVVGEVLKDIETACKLLNITPDPIEWNTGNVQKWLLWTEHLYRLPHAGKAFQDLTGKDLCAMSEEEFHQRSPQCGDTLHAHLDIWKSASWMKERCSIGDTKTTGGEELWSEADSSCSGQPIHLWQFLRELLLKPHIHGRCIRWLNKEKGIFKIEDSAHVARLWGLRKNRPAMNYDKLSRSIRQYYKKGIIRKPDVSQRLVYQFVHPVCGGSIVGGARGGGGGGGGGGDENLPN, from the exons ATGTCAAATCCAGCGGGCCCGGTGTATGGATCCCGGATGACAGAGGACTCCCTCGCCATCCTGGATCGAAACAGGGTCCCTGGGGAACCCTGGGATCTCGAGGAGACCAAACCGAGCCTCTACCTGTCCTGCTTCGACATGCTCCTCACCGAAGACGCCACCTGGCTGGTGAAAGTTTCCGAGGCTCCCCCGACGCTGGCTGTACCCATGACTCGCATGGAGCCCCAGGAGGAACCGGAGCAGTGCCCAGTCATCGACAGCCAGGAACAGGGACTCTCTCCTGGGCTGGagggtcaggaggaggagcgctCTCTGGAGCAGGTGCAGAGCATGGTGGTGGGAGAAGTCCTGAAGGACATCGAAACAGCCTGCAAACTGCTCAATATCACTCCAG ACCCTATCGAGTGGAACACGGGGAACGTCCAGAAGTGGCTGCTGTGGACTGAACATCTGTACAGGCTGCCACACGCAGGAAAGGCCTTCCAAGACCTGACAGGAAAGGACCTGTGTGCCATGAGCGAGGAGGAGTTTCACCAGCGCTCTCCGCAGTGTGGAGACACGCTGCACGCACACCTGGACATATGGAAGTCAG ctTCCTGGATGAAAGAGAGGTGTTCGATCGGAGACACGAAAACCACCG GTGGTGAGGAGCTTTGGTCCGAGGCAGACTCGTCTTGTTCGGGTCAGCCCATCCATCTGTGGCAGTTCCTCAGAGAACTCCTGCTGAAACCTCACATTCACGGACGCTGCATCCGCTGGCTCAATAAAGAAAAAG GTATTTTTAAAATCGAGGACTCTGCTCACGTCGCGAGGCTCTGGGGGCTCAGAAAGAACCGGCCTGCTATGAACTATGACAAGCTAAGCCGCTCCATACGGCAGTACTACAAGAAGGGCATCATCCGCAAGCCCGACGTGTCTCAGAGACTGGTGTACCAGTTTGTCCACCCGGTTTGTGGCGGCAGCATAGTGGGaggagcgagaggaggaggaggaggaggaggaggaggaggagatgaaaacCTACCAAATTAA